A portion of the Cyanobium sp. PCC 7001 genome contains these proteins:
- the rsmH gene encoding 16S rRNA (cytosine(1402)-N(4))-methyltransferase RsmH has translation MFAHQPVLADAVLASFAPVETLLAEHSGGGLLIDCTLGGGGHSALLLEAHPGLRLIGLDQDPSARTAAAERLAPFGDRVTIVATNFADHRPSEPALAVLADLGVSSPQLDVAGRGFSFRAEGPLDMRMNPEAGETAAALLDRLEEGALADLIYGYGEERLSRRIARRIKEQGPWNDPARPRTTAELAWLVGGCYPPAARRGRLHPATRTFQALRIAVNDELGVLGRWLEQVPDWLRPGGLLGVISFHSLEDRLVKTAFLRDERLERVTRKPLVAAAEEAEANPRSRSAKFRVARRRP, from the coding sequence GTGTTCGCCCACCAGCCGGTGCTGGCCGATGCCGTGCTGGCGAGCTTCGCGCCGGTGGAGACCCTCCTGGCCGAGCACTCCGGGGGGGGCCTGCTGATCGACTGCACCCTCGGCGGCGGCGGCCACAGCGCCCTGCTGCTGGAGGCCCATCCCGGCCTGCGCCTGATCGGGCTGGACCAGGACCCGAGCGCCCGCACCGCCGCCGCCGAGCGTCTGGCCCCCTTTGGCGATCGGGTCACGATCGTGGCCACCAACTTCGCCGACCACCGCCCCAGCGAGCCGGCCCTGGCGGTGCTGGCCGATCTGGGGGTGAGCAGCCCTCAGCTGGATGTGGCCGGCCGGGGCTTCAGCTTCCGCGCCGAGGGTCCGCTGGACATGCGCATGAACCCGGAGGCGGGTGAGACGGCGGCCGCCCTGCTCGATCGGCTGGAGGAAGGGGCGCTGGCGGATCTGATCTATGGCTACGGCGAGGAGCGCCTGTCGCGTCGCATCGCCCGCCGCATCAAGGAGCAGGGACCCTGGAACGACCCGGCCCGGCCCCGCACCACCGCCGAACTGGCCTGGCTGGTGGGGGGGTGCTACCCACCGGCGGCCCGGCGGGGCCGCCTCCATCCGGCCACCCGCACCTTCCAGGCCCTGCGCATCGCGGTGAATGATGAGCTCGGGGTGCTCGGGCGCTGGCTGGAGCAGGTGCCCGATTGGCTCCGGCCCGGAGGTCTGCTGGGGGTGATCAGCTTCCATTCCCTGGAGGACCGCCTGGTCAAGACGGCCTTTCTCCGCGATGAGCGCCTGGAGCGGGTGACCCGCAAGCCGCTGGTGGCCGCTGCCGAAGAGGCCGAGGCCAACCCCCGCAGCCGCTCGGCGAAGTTCCGCGTGGCGCGGCGACGACCATGA
- a CDS encoding DUF456 family protein, which yields MTAFPLQLPHLVLPALAVRDGLWWGALLIQLLAIPGTLLPLLPGLALLPLGAGLWLWAVGWADGWAPFLLACVLLLLGWGADALGLVLGPARLKATRWAYIGAGLGLLVGLVGLLPALPVGGPLLGALVGPLLGASLGELITAPTALGPMGLLRLRRSLVVGLAVVAGMLVSKLAQALLALVGCLGFVLLTTVLA from the coding sequence ATGACCGCCTTCCCGCTCCAGCTTCCCCATCTGGTGCTCCCGGCCCTGGCGGTGCGGGATGGTCTCTGGTGGGGGGCCCTGCTGATCCAGCTGCTGGCCATTCCGGGCACGCTGCTGCCGCTGCTGCCGGGGCTGGCCCTGCTGCCGCTGGGGGCGGGCCTGTGGCTCTGGGCCGTGGGCTGGGCCGACGGCTGGGCGCCGTTCCTGCTGGCCTGCGTGCTGCTGCTGCTGGGCTGGGGGGCCGATGCCCTCGGCCTGGTGCTGGGTCCGGCCCGGCTCAAGGCCACCCGCTGGGCCTACATCGGCGCGGGGCTGGGGCTGCTGGTGGGGCTGGTGGGCCTGTTGCCGGCCCTGCCGGTGGGCGGGCCGCTGCTCGGGGCCCTGGTGGGCCCGCTGCTGGGGGCCAGCCTGGGCGAGCTGATCACGGCGCCCACCGCCCTGGGCCCCATGGGGCTGCTGCGGCTGCGGCGCTCGCTGGTGGTGGGGCTGGCGGTGGTCGCCGGAATGCTGGTGAGCAAGCTGGCCCAGGCCCTGCTGGCCCTGGTGGGCTGCCTGGGCTTCGTGCTGCTCACCACGGTGCTGGCCTGA